In the genome of Candidatus Micrarchaeota archaeon, one region contains:
- a CDS encoding tripartite tricarboxylate transporter permease, whose amino-acid sequence MDFLSVIIGIVVGVFTGLVPGLHVNTVSEILADLMSNGSLETATMLVTGIYTVLSFFPSIVLGVPDENLVVSMLPGQRLVKRGKGNVAIRTVVAYGVVAVVITLLTLPVAFAWYKKIYVVLRPFLIYILLGATVYMITVDREFNKILKSTMVFLAAGLLGTLTSVLPIKEPLFPMFVGMFALPMLILSGEQVEIKPSRSPVNVHLWLAVLGVGAGFVADLLPGIATGGQMAVFFAPFLSNDVLYLGFLTSLGISKVVFGIPMKTEVGKNRIGSFTKISITEPVVDILLLVCGIFIGLVILYTISKMKIKLTLSKLNTVIILYLVTIVALVSGLMGLILLTSACLLGLITLSLGVRRIHLMGSLIVPTVLYLTGVLW is encoded by the coding sequence ATGGATTTTCTATCTGTGATCATAGGGATAGTTGTGGGTGTATTTACCGGGCTCGTTCCGGGATTACACGTTAACACGGTCTCGGAAATCCTGGCAGACCTGATGTCTAACGGTTCGCTCGAAACTGCAACAATGCTCGTTACCGGAATATATACCGTGCTCTCGTTCTTCCCATCGATCGTGTTAGGTGTACCGGATGAAAACCTCGTTGTATCGATGTTACCCGGTCAACGCCTTGTCAAAAGAGGTAAAGGAAACGTTGCGATCAGAACGGTTGTTGCTTACGGTGTTGTAGCGGTTGTGATTACGTTACTGACCCTGCCCGTCGCGTTTGCATGGTACAAAAAGATATACGTTGTCCTACGTCCGTTCCTGATATACATACTCTTGGGCGCTACAGTCTATATGATAACGGTCGATAGAGAATTCAACAAGATATTAAAATCGACGATGGTTTTTCTGGCGGCAGGGTTGTTGGGAACGTTAACATCTGTGCTGCCGATAAAAGAACCCCTGTTTCCGATGTTTGTCGGTATGTTCGCACTGCCCATGCTCATTCTATCGGGTGAACAGGTAGAAATCAAACCGTCACGGTCGCCAGTAAACGTCCACCTATGGTTAGCGGTGTTGGGGGTCGGTGCAGGATTTGTTGCCGACCTGCTGCCGGGCATAGCAACGGGTGGTCAGATGGCGGTATTCTTTGCTCCGTTTCTGAGTAATGATGTGCTTTATCTGGGATTTCTCACCTCGTTGGGTATAAGCAAGGTGGTATTTGGAATACCGATGAAAACAGAGGTGGGGAAGAATCGGATCGGGTCGTTCACAAAGATCAGTATAACGGAACCGGTTGTTGACATCCTACTCCTGGTCTGCGGAATCTTCATAGGTCTGGTCATCCTCTACACGATATCGAAAATGAAGATCAAACTTACCCTCAGTAAACTTAACACCGTGATCATATTATACCTCGTAACGATAGTGGCTCTGGTGTCCGGATTGATGGGGTTGATCCTTCTGACCAGTGCATGCCTCTTGGGATTAATCACATTAAGCCTGGGTGTAAGAAGGATACATCTCATGGGAAGCCTCATCGTACCGACCGTGCTCTATCTAACCGGCGTTCTCTGGTAG